In the Acidovorax sp. A79 genome, one interval contains:
- the corA gene encoding magnesium/cobalt transporter CorA — translation MLNIFTLANGRLFQEEIESLEELTRFQPIWVDLEAPTLEEKRWIKQHYGLSIPEDAMDEDIEESARFYEEDNGELHIRSDFLIDDDEDPRSVRVAFILNQHNANLKSRGVLFSIHDEDVPVFRLLRMRARRAPGLIEDAKEVLLKLFDADAEYSADTLEGIYDELEKVSTQVLAGDVTDARAGEVLAAIARQEDLNGRIRRNVMDTRRAVSFMMRSKMLNSEQFEEARQILRDIESLDNHTAFLFDKINFLMDATVGFININQNKIIKIFSVASVALLPPTLIASVYGMNFKFMPELEWSYGYAYGILLMIASAVGPMWYFRKRGWLK, via the coding sequence ATGCTCAACATCTTCACGCTCGCCAATGGCCGGCTGTTCCAGGAAGAAATCGAGTCCCTGGAAGAGCTGACCCGCTTCCAGCCGATCTGGGTGGACCTGGAAGCCCCCACCCTCGAAGAAAAGCGCTGGATCAAGCAGCATTACGGCCTGTCCATCCCCGAGGATGCGATGGACGAGGACATCGAGGAATCCGCCCGCTTCTACGAAGAAGACAACGGCGAGCTGCACATCCGCAGCGACTTTCTGATCGACGACGACGAAGACCCGCGCTCGGTGCGGGTGGCCTTCATCCTGAACCAGCACAACGCCAACCTCAAGAGCCGGGGCGTGCTGTTCTCCATCCACGACGAGGACGTGCCGGTGTTCCGCCTGCTGCGCATGCGCGCGCGCCGGGCCCCTGGCCTCATCGAGGACGCCAAGGAAGTGCTGCTCAAGCTGTTCGACGCCGACGCCGAATACTCGGCCGACACGCTCGAAGGCATCTACGACGAGCTGGAAAAGGTGAGCACCCAGGTGCTGGCCGGCGACGTGACCGACGCCCGCGCGGGCGAGGTGCTGGCCGCCATCGCGCGCCAGGAAGACTTGAACGGACGCATCCGCCGCAACGTGATGGACACCCGCCGCGCCGTGAGCTTCATGATGCGCAGCAAGATGCTCAACTCCGAGCAGTTCGAGGAAGCCCGCCAGATCCTGCGCGACATCGAGTCGCTGGACAACCACACGGCGTTTTTGTTCGACAAGATCAACTTCCTGATGGACGCCACAGTCGGTTTCATCAACATCAACCAGAACAAGATCATCAAGATCTTCTCGGTGGCCAGCGTGGCGCTGCTGCCACCCACGCTGATCGCCAGCGTGTACGGCATGAACTTCAAGTTCATGCCCGAGCTGGAGTGGAGCTACGGGTATGCCTACGGCATCCTGCTGATGATCGCCAGCGCGGTGGGGCCGATGTGGTACTTCCGCAAGCGGGGCTGGTTGAAGTAG
- a CDS encoding 5'-methylthioadenosine/adenosylhomocysteine nucleosidase: MTTAILSALPEEQSSLVPHLSHPQRLVHAGRFFWRGDLCGRPVVLALSGIGKVAAATTATALIERFGVARIVFTGVAGGVGDGVNVGDVVVAQDYLQHDMDASPLFPRWEIPGYTRSRLACDTVLSALLLEAASACVSSTSGQFRLKTDATDALEGVLHRAHHGLVASGDRFVSAADEAHRLRTTLRDAGHDVLAVEMEGAAVAQVCHDYGIPFAAVRTISDRADDTAHADFPLFVTTVASRYAEHMVLAFLQKL; encoded by the coding sequence ATGACCACCGCCATCCTCAGCGCCTTGCCCGAAGAGCAAAGCTCGCTGGTCCCGCACCTGTCGCACCCCCAGCGCCTGGTGCATGCCGGCCGTTTCTTCTGGCGCGGCGACCTGTGCGGCCGGCCGGTGGTGCTGGCGCTCTCGGGCATCGGCAAGGTGGCGGCGGCCACCACGGCCACGGCGCTCATCGAGCGCTTCGGCGTGGCGCGCATCGTCTTCACCGGCGTGGCGGGCGGTGTGGGCGATGGCGTGAACGTGGGCGACGTGGTGGTGGCGCAGGACTACCTCCAGCACGACATGGATGCCTCGCCCCTGTTCCCTCGCTGGGAGATCCCGGGTTACACGCGCAGCCGCCTGGCATGCGACACTGTATTGTCTGCTCTGCTTCTGGAAGCGGCCAGCGCTTGTGTATCAAGCACCAGCGGCCAATTTCGCTTGAAAACTGACGCAACAGATGCGTTGGAAGGTGTCTTGCACCGCGCACACCACGGCCTGGTGGCCAGCGGGGACCGCTTTGTTTCCGCAGCCGATGAAGCCCACCGTCTGCGCACCACGTTGCGCGACGCCGGCCACGACGTGCTGGCCGTGGAAATGGAAGGCGCCGCCGTCGCCCAGGTGTGCCACGACTACGGCATCCCCTTCGCCGCCGTGCGCACCATCTCCGACCGTGCCGACGACACCGCCCACGCGGACTTCCCCCTCTTCGTCACGACCGTGGCCAGCCGCTACGCCGAACACATGGTGCTGGCGTTTTTGCAAAAACTATAA